The sequence ACGCCACCGACCTGCTGCGCGAGTTCGGCCGCCGGGTGGACCAGCCGGAGCAGGCGGAGAACACCGACCGGCCGTACCGGTGGAGTTTCGCCCTCGACCTGGGCCGTACCCGCCTGGTCGTGCTGGACAACCGGTGCAACCGGGTGCTCACCCCGGGCGCGCGGGCGATGCTGCCGCCCGCCGAGTGGGAGTGGTTCCTCGACCAGGCCCACGGCGAGTACGACCACCTGGTCGTCGGCTCGTCGCTGCCGTGGCTGATGCCGCCCGCCATCCACCACCTGGAAGCGTGGAACGAGCGGGTCGCCGAGTCGCGCCGGCCCCGGTGGGCGGCGTTCGGCGAGAAGCTGCGGCGCGCCTTCGACCTGGAGCACTGGGCCGCGTTCACCCGCTCGTTCACCGCGCTGGGCGAGCTGTTCCGGCGGCTCGGGGAGGGCGGCGTGGCGGCGCCCGGGCACCGGGTCGGCGCCGGCGGGGCGTACGCCGCGCCGGCCTCGATCAGCGTGCTCTCCGGTGACGTGCACCACTCGTACGTGGCGCGGGCCGACTTCGGGCACGCCATGGCGACCCCGGTGATGCAGCTCACCTGCTCGCCGATCCACAACGAGGTGCCGCTGCCGCTGCGGCCGCTGATGCGGGTCAGCTGGCTGCCGCCGGTGGCCCGGGTGGCCCGCGGACTCGCCAGGTCGGCCGGGGTGGCCAAACCGGCGATCCGGTGGAAGCGGCTGTCCGGTCCGTATTTCGGCAACGCGATCGGCACGCTGACCCTGGACGGGACCACGGCCAGCGCGCGCATCGAGGGCACCACCGGGGACGGGCGCCTGCACGAGGTCGCCGCCGCCGACTACCGCCCGGTCAGTCGCCGAGGCGCGGGATCGTCGACCGCCCCTGATCCCGTACGGTGAAGGCGCTCATCGCGTCGCCCTCCCCGCTCTCCTGGACGACGACCCGGTCGTCGCCGCCCTCGGCGAACGCGTAGAGGCCGCCGACCTCGATCAGCCGTCCCTTGCCGTCCGGCGTCTTCGGGAAGGTGAAGACCTGGTCGGCCTTGCCGGCATCGCACGCGGTGATCTTCAGGTCCAGCGCCGCGCCCCCGCCGGGCGAGTGGACGGACAGGCACCAGGCCTCCCCACCCTTGATCATCTTGGCGGTCTTGAGCAGATACCGGTCGCCGCCGGCCTGGACCGGCGCGGGCACGAAGAGCGCCCGGTCGCTGAGGTGGTCGGTCAGGGTGACCACCCCGGCGGACCCGACCGTCAGCATCTTGCGGCCACCCGACCGGACGGTGGCGAAGACCAGCTGGCGGTCGGCCCGCACGGCCGCGCCCGGGCCGACCGGCGCGATCCCGGCCGGGGCGGTGGTCGCCGCCGGGGCGCCGCCGCTGACCGGCGAGCTGCTCGGCGCCGGGGCGCCGCTCGACGCCGGGGCGCTGCTCGACGCGGGCGCACCGCTCGACGCCGGGGTCGCGCCGGGCGCGGCGCCGGCCGCGGGCCCGGCGTCGTCGGAGGAGGAGCAGGCCGCGACGCTCAGGGCGAGGGCGCAACCGCCGGCGAGCAGGCCGATCTTGGCCACAGCTGACATGACGATCCCTTCGGGGCAGGCGTGCCGCGGTGGCACGTCGCCCATCCTGGACGGCCCCGGCTGGCGAGACCGGTCCCGATCGCCGACCCGGCATCAATCCGGGAGATCGAGCGCCTTCCGCAGGTACGGCACGTGCTGCGGCCCGCTCCACCGGTAGCCGGCCAGCCCGGCGGCCCGGGCCCCGCGGATCGCCCGGTCGTCGTCGTCCACGAACAGCACGTGCTTGGGCAGCTCGCCGATCCCCTGGCAGGCCTGCTCGAAGAACTCCGGCGCCGGCTTGTGCGTCTTCAGGTCCCACGAGTTGAGGATCACGTCCACCTCGCCGGTGAGGCCGAGCGCGTCCAGATCCCCGCGGAGCCGGTCGGTGCCGTTGGTGGCCAGCCCGACCTTGCGCCCGGCGGCGCGCACGCCACGGACGAACGCCAGCGCCTCCGGGTCCACCTCGCCCCGGTACGCCTGCCACTCGGCGACCGCCGCGGCCGCCTCCGCCGCGTCCAGCGGCAGCCGGCCGGCGACCAGGCTCATCCACTCCGCGTCGGAGATCTCCCCGGCCATCGCCGGGCGGTAGATGTCCCAGGACATCGAGGTCTCCAGCAGGGAGGCCGGTTTGAGGCCGTACCTCACCTCGACGGCGATCATCGGGGCCGGGTCCCAGCGGCGGAGCACGCCGTCCAGGTCGATCAACAGGGCCCGGGCGCGGTCGCGCATCTCTACCTAGTCCTCCGCATCAGGTCAGCCTTCGGTCCGCTCGGCGGCGGCATCGGGGTTCAGCCGCTGACTGATCACCTGCGTGACGCCGGCTCGCATGGTGACGCCGTAGAGGGCGTCCGCGACCTCCATCGTCCGCTTCTGGTGGGTGATGATGAGCAGCTGGCTCTTCTCCCGCAGTTGCTGGAAGAGGGTAATCAACCGGCCCAGGTTGACGTCGTCGAGGGCCGCCTCCACCTCGTCCATGATGTAGAAGGGCGACGGGCGGGCCCGGAAGATGGCGCAGAGCATGGCCACCGCGGTCAGCGAGCGCTCGCCGCCGGACAGCAGCGACAGCCGCTTGATCTTCTTGCCCGGCGGGCGGGCCTCCACCTCGACGCCGGTGGTCAGCATGTCCTCCGGGTCGGTGAGCACCAGCCGGCCCTCGCCACCGGGGAAGAGCACCTGGAACACGGTCTCGAACTCGCGGGCGGTGTCCTCGAACGCCGAGGTGAACACCTCCAGGATCCGGTCGTCCACGTCCTTGACCACGGTGAGCAGGTCCTTGCGGGTGGCCTTGAGGTCCTCCAGCTGGTCGGAGAGGAACTTGTAGCGCTCCTCCAGCGCGGCGAACTCCTCCAGGGCCAGCGGGTTGACCTTGCCGAGCAGGGTCAGGTCACGTTCCGCCTTGTTGGCCCGCTTCTCCTGGGTGGGCCGGTGGAACGGAACCGGCTCGGGAGCCGGCTTGCCGTCCTTCTCCGCGGCGGCCACCTCCGCCTGGGTCGGCGGAACCGGCTGCTCCGGGCCGTACTCGCGGATCAGCGTCTCGACGTCGAGCGAGAAGTCCTCGGCCGCCTTGGCCTCCAGCTGCTCGATACGCATCCGTTGCTCGGCGCGGGCCATCTCGTCCCGATGCACCTCACTGGTCAGCCGCTCCAGCTCGGCGCCCAGCCGTTTCGCCGTCGAGCGCACCTCCTGCAGCTCGGCCTCCCGGCTGGTCCGCTGGCTCGCGATCCGGTCGCGCTCCTCGGCGGCGGCGGCCAGCGAGACCGCGACCCGGGCCAGCGCGGTCGCCGCGGCCAGCGCCACCGCCCGGGCGATCTCCGCGCCCCGGGCCCGGGCGGCCCGGCGGGCCGCGGCCCGCTCCCGGGCCTGCCGCTCCGCGTTGGCCTGGCGCAGCAGCGAATCGGCGCGGCCGGCGATCGAGGAGACCCGCTCCTCGGCCGTACGCACGGACAGCCGCACCTCCATCTCGTTCTGCCGGGCCTGCGGCACCAGCGCGGCCAGCCGGTCGCGTTCCTCGGTGGACGGCTCCTCGTCGATCGGGGTGTCCTCGGCCAGCCGGAGCCGCTCCTCCAGCTCGGCCACCCGGATCAGGTCGGCCTCCCGGGCCGCCTCGGCCTTCTGCCGGGACGCGCCGAGCCGCTCGCTCTCCGCCTTCGCCGAGCGGGCGGCCGCCCCCAGCTCCGCCAGCCGCCGCGCGGCCGCGTTGCGCTCCCCCTCGGCGGCCCGCTTCGCCTGGGCGGCCGCGGTCACCGCCTGCTTCAGTTCGGCCACCCGGTCACGCGCCTCGGCCAGCTGCTCCTTGAGCGCGGCGATGCGCTCCTCGGCGGCGACCCGGCCGGCCCGCGCCTCGTCGACCGCCGCCTGCACCTCGATGTAGCTGGTCGCCTTCGCCGAACCACCGGCCGCCGCGTGCGCGCCGAGCACGTCGCCGTCCGGCGTCACGGCGCGCAGCTCGGCGTTGCCCGCGACCAGCGCGACCGCCGCCGCCAGGTCGGGAACCAGCACCACGTCACGCAAGGCGCGGTTGAGCGCCGGGCGGATCTGCTCCGGGCAGTCGATCACGTCGGGCGCCCACAGCGCGCCCTCCGGCAACGCCGGGCGCAGGCTGTCCCGCGGGCCCTGCAGGCCGGGCCCGGCCGGGGCCGCGATGACCAGCGCGGCCCGCCCGGCATCAGCGATCTTGAGGGTACGGACCGCCTCCACCGCCTCGTCCAGCCCGGTCAGCGCGACCGAGTCGGCGAGCGTGTCCAGCGCCGCGGACAGCGCCGCCTCGTGGCCGGGACGCACGGTCAGCATCGACGCCAGGCTGCCGAGCAGGCCCGGCACCTCGCCGGAGCGGGCCAGCAGCGCGCCCGCGCCGTCCTTGCGCTTGAGGCCCAGCGCGAGCGCCTCCTCGCGGGCCTTGAGGCCGGCCGCGTCCCTCTCCGCGGCACGCTCGGCGTCGGAGAGCTCGCGGACCACCGCGGCGGCCCGGTCGTGCGCGGCGACCGCCTCGTCGTGCCGGGCGTCCAGGTCGGC is a genomic window of Actinoplanes teichomyceticus ATCC 31121 containing:
- a CDS encoding alkaline phosphatase D family protein, coding for MTAQLLIGPVLRRVVGDRATIWVETSAPARVRIEAGGGAAGSAATFCAYGHHYALVVVSGLAPHAAHAYRVYLDEEQVWPAAGSPYPPSVIRTRAADDADQPVSLLFGSCRRGTPQATGRHLPPDALDAYARRLMAEPEHRPDLLVLLGDQVYADETSHKVRRFLRRSRPAGQDGPADQVITFEEYTKLYLESWRDPEVRWLFSTVPSVMIFDDHELIDDWNTSASWRADMARQAWWSERIAGGLGSYWVYQHLGNLSPDELAADPLFRKVSEARDATDLLREFGRRVDQPEQAENTDRPYRWSFALDLGRTRLVVLDNRCNRVLTPGARAMLPPAEWEWFLDQAHGEYDHLVVGSSLPWLMPPAIHHLEAWNERVAESRRPRWAAFGEKLRRAFDLEHWAAFTRSFTALGELFRRLGEGGVAAPGHRVGAGGAYAAPASISVLSGDVHHSYVARADFGHAMATPVMQLTCSPIHNEVPLPLRPLMRVSWLPPVARVARGLARSAGVAKPAIRWKRLSGPYFGNAIGTLTLDGTTASARIEGTTGDGRLHEVAAADYRPVSRRGAGSSTAPDPVR
- a CDS encoding HAD family hydrolase, with amino-acid sequence MRDRARALLIDLDGVLRRWDPAPMIAVEVRYGLKPASLLETSMSWDIYRPAMAGEISDAEWMSLVAGRLPLDAAEAAAAVAEWQAYRGEVDPEALAFVRGVRAAGRKVGLATNGTDRLRGDLDALGLTGEVDVILNSWDLKTHKPAPEFFEQACQGIGELPKHVLFVDDDDRAIRGARAAGLAGYRWSGPQHVPYLRKALDLPD
- the smc gene encoding chromosome segregation protein SMC — protein: MHLKSLTVKGFKSFASATTLRLEPGITCVVGPNGSGKSNVVDAIAWVLGEQGAKALRGGKMEDVIFAGTAGRAPLGRAEVTLTIDNNDGALPIDYTEVSITRRMFRDGASEYEINGNSCRLLDIQELLSDSGIGREMHIIVGQGRLDAMLHAKPEDRRAFIEEAAGVLKHRKRKEKAIRKLDAMQVNLNRLTDLTAELRRQLKPLGRQAEVARRAAGIQADLRDARLRLLADDLFTLRTTLDREIADEAAMRDRRAEVEAENREVQRMLADLELAHAEDAPLLQAAQDTWYKLSTLQERFRSTEQLATERLRHLAATPDDERPGRDPQMLEAEAERVREQEEELREALTEDQMRLAEAVEHRQELERQLAAAEGELRAAAKAIADRREGLAKLVGNVNAARARTSSAAEEIERLASAHEDALMRAEAAQAEVDLVAAESSEADRDNADLDARHDEAVAAHDRAAAVVRELSDAERAAERDAAGLKAREEALALGLKRKDGAGALLARSGEVPGLLGSLASMLTVRPGHEAALSAALDTLADSVALTGLDEAVEAVRTLKIADAGRAALVIAAPAGPGLQGPRDSLRPALPEGALWAPDVIDCPEQIRPALNRALRDVVLVPDLAAAVALVAGNAELRAVTPDGDVLGAHAAAGGSAKATSYIEVQAAVDEARAGRVAAEERIAALKEQLAEARDRVAELKQAVTAAAQAKRAAEGERNAAARRLAELGAAARSAKAESERLGASRQKAEAAREADLIRVAELEERLRLAEDTPIDEEPSTEERDRLAALVPQARQNEMEVRLSVRTAEERVSSIAGRADSLLRQANAERQARERAAARRAARARGAEIARAVALAAATALARVAVSLAAAAEERDRIASQRTSREAELQEVRSTAKRLGAELERLTSEVHRDEMARAEQRMRIEQLEAKAAEDFSLDVETLIREYGPEQPVPPTQAEVAAAEKDGKPAPEPVPFHRPTQEKRANKAERDLTLLGKVNPLALEEFAALEERYKFLSDQLEDLKATRKDLLTVVKDVDDRILEVFTSAFEDTAREFETVFQVLFPGGEGRLVLTDPEDMLTTGVEVEARPPGKKIKRLSLLSGGERSLTAVAMLCAIFRARPSPFYIMDEVEAALDDVNLGRLITLFQQLREKSQLLIITHQKRTMEVADALYGVTMRAGVTQVISQRLNPDAAAERTEG